The following is a genomic window from Neodiprion pinetum isolate iyNeoPine1 chromosome 3, iyNeoPine1.2, whole genome shotgun sequence.
CtctcaatatttttcagtacGGTGGTAAATCGGCAGAGACTTGTAAATTGAGAATGGAGCGTGTGTTCGACGGGAAAGATTCCAGCATACCTCGAGGCGATTTGGCCTGCAAGATTTTCCTCGCAAAAGCTTAGATTCCATCGTGTATTGTACGATCGTCGACGTCGGTAATGGGGATACTTTTCCCGCTGATTGAATGCCTGTGATCATGTCTCACGTGACTTGACATCGTTCGTTCATTTCGCCACGATATAAAGATGCGCGGGTCATATTTCAATCGCGGACCGATAGCTGCGAAACGAATCTTTTTCACCCTCCAATTGAGATTGATAAAAAGTATCGTCACGCTTCTGTACAGCGTGACGAAAGCGATCTCTTTGTCTGCAGAAGCCACGGCAGGTGGCGATTTAAATTGAGAGAAAGACAGATAAAGGGACTCACCAGTCAGAGCGACCAATTTCACGGCGATAATGGGCACCCAACAGAAGCAATCGGTCGCCACTATCACCCCGAAACGCTGGGCAACCGCACGCTCCTGACTCTCCTGGGTCGAGCGAAGTGCGACGCTGctgatttttatctccctcaGCATCCGAACGTAGGCGTAAATAATGAAGACCAGAGCGACCGTGTTCACCAAGATGAACATCACCGCGCTGTACTCCCAGCCCTGCATGTGTACGATTTAATCATGAGCAATCCGTGGGATCACGGATTGGTATGAATCAGATTCTCTCCGATATGCCTCCAAACTTCCAAAAATTGGGAAACGCCCGTAATGTCGGTGTTCCCCTCAGAGAATTTTTCCATTGACGTTAATTTGTCGCGAGAAAAGAAATCCCAATCAACGCGTCTTTGAAATGcttccataattttttccgtcaAGTACCTTATTTTTCGAGGCTCATAAAGTTCACGTAGCTAGCTGGCGTTCCTTCTTTCACcgagaaaacaatttattcgtTGTTTACATTTGTGTTAGGTGATTGATTCGCGAATAAGAAAAGTTCGATGTACGTAAAATCGGGAATACATTATTTTACCTAGATTTCCAGGATTTCGAGAAGACGTGCCCCTATTTGTCCCTGTATTGCGGTTTGGGCTAGCTACGCATTTCAGAAGAAGAAAGTAATTTACCgaagaagttttttttcttctaaaatGCGTGATAACAGTGCAGACTcctacgtatatgtataggtacacATACGTTCATCGATCgtatcgaatgaaaaatgtccGACGATAGTTTCTCTTTGGAAGGACCAATATCACCCTCTTCCCTTTCATTCTTGGAAATCGAGCTATCAACTTTGAGTAAATCAAAGTTTAGTCTATACCTCGGTTGCAATTACAGACAAGATAAACACCGATTGAAAACAGTCTGCGGGTCAAGTTTCAACGATCGACAAGCCCGACTCAGCGAGCAAAGCCGACCGCGAAACTCTTCTCACGTCAGTAAAACAATCACTCAAATTGGaggaaaagaggaagaaagtcAATATAAATGCAAGACAGGGATATCAATCTTCGGCAATAGTTGTAACGAACGTCTATGATCGTCACTTACCTTGGCGAAGGGATCGTGGATGTGGAGACTGAGACAGACGCCGTTGCTTCCGTAAAATTCATCCCCAAAATATGGAGCCCCTGTCAATGGAAGCGCGGCCACGATACCCGAGGCCAACCATAGGATGATCAAATGAAGTGTCGCTCGTCTTGGCGACGGCTGTCTTCTGGCCAGTGGCTGTGTCACCGACACGAACCGGTCCCACGTCACCAGAGACAAGATTAAAGCGGAACTTTCGCAGCTGAGGGTGCTGAGAAATCCTAACACGGGCAAAGTGGTACTCAGTACTGTGCGAAAAACATACAAGGCATTTGCAGACAAATCGATGATATGTCTACATATAGATGCAGATATACGTGGACTCCTCCAGTGGAAAACTTCCCGGAATCGAGTTCTTTTCACTCGTCTTGCTGATCGCTTATCCTCATTACCAACTCACCGCAAAGGTTGCATCTGAAACTGTGCCTCCAGGCCTCTTCGTGATCGATGTAACAACCTCTGTACATTATGTCGGCTGCCGCGATCAGGATTAAGTAGAGTCCCATTAACAGATCGGATAGGGCCAAATTTCTAAGTGAACGATGAAGTTTGTTAACGTAGGGATTCGGAGCTCATCGTCCTGATATTTCGCCACTTACTATGCATAGTCAAATTACCTGATGTACAAGCTATGGACCGCGTTGCTTTCCCTCGCCAGGAGACGGCCTAAAAGTACCAGGATATTTCCACTGCAAGCGCAGATCGCCATCATCCAGACGCTTAAAGAAGAGCGATCAGTATTCGTGAGACATTTATATCATCGTGACGTAACTCGATGGATTGTGTCAGTATTAAAGAAGGAAAAGTCCTCTAGAAGCTCGCGAAATTCTGCCCGGAAGGGGTAGATTCGTATAATACACGGATGATATATCGCAAGAAGTACCACTGGGGATTTTTACGCtgatttttagaatttcaacaaaacaaTTGTCTTATATTGAGTGTCGTATTATGCATGAATTCGTCTTGAGCaggaaaaagaatattaaattaGGCAAGAGTATAAAACACTCGAACTTACGACAGAGAACAGAGAGGAGGATTGTAGATTGCGTTCGCATGCttgtgtataatgtaatatagGCGCAAATAATGAATGTTTGCCTTTATTGTCAGGGGGATCgtcataattaaaaaatatcaaagagagAAGCTGATGAAAAATCGGGCAATTCGGCCTGTTGGTATCACCTCGCTTTTGTCCTGAAAAAGATCAGTTTTCACGTCACGTTTACATACCTAGCTCGTAAAATCGGATTGTCCAGTAGATGCTGGAGAGACGAAATTCCATCTCCTTTTGGCTCACAGACTCGGACCCATTGGGCGGCTCGACACATTGCAAACTCGTCGAAGTACCTGAGGTTCGGATTTGCGGAAGATTAGAATTTCAAAACGAAGCGAAAACGTCGGAGAGAAGTATTTTTAGACAATTCGAACATGCTTTGATCCGTTCCCGTCAATTTCACATCACGACGTCGCAAAATCATCTTTCGCTGATATCAGACCCGAAGTTGTTTTGTAGGCGTCTCTTTAAGTCGTCTTTCGGCTCAATATCAGCCAAAGATGATATTGTACTAGATGGGATGGCGAGTGACAAAATGTGTTCGACATTCCTCGCCTTTTACGTTTGGAACCAATCTTTTTCGTGATCTAGGGCAGCTTTAAAAATACTGACACATATTCCAGCCTCCCAAGCCACTTCAGCACCGTTTCCCTTGGCTTTCGAAGTTTGTTTCCTTTAAGGTACCTAAATAAAAGATTAGACAGATTAGGCTTCGCTTCTTTGTTTGTGTGACGAAGGATTGCGGGAGTAATAATTAATCCGcatgatataaataatatagttGACATCGTATTAGAGATGGAGAAAGATTCTTATTTCTCCGATATTTCAACCAAACTTCTGAGGTTTACTTCTATCTAGATAAGTTGAATTgaatatgaaaagaaatttgctTCCTACCGGGAAGAAGAAAAGTATTGATCTATCATCTTATAAGAACTTACAGTGAAGTCAGGTTGCCGAGGGGAGAAAACGCTTCAATCTCAATTTCCTCGATGGCATTCTCGTTCAAATTtctgaataatgaaaaaacttaTTTCCATTTGATGTCAATATTGTCAAGACAAAATGGTGcaagtaataattattgttcatCAATATTGTATATTCTGAAGTTGATTAACTGGTATTTTCACTCACAGAGCGAGCAATTGATCCAGATTGTTGAAACTGCCTGCCCGAAGTTTGACCAATCGATTTCCAGATAAAAACCTAAAATTATACATGTTATGACTCCTCATACATGAAACTGCATTTCAGACGAAGGAATTTGATGCTCGCCGACAATGTGGGACAAGTCCTTTTTCTAAGTTTCGTTATTGCTATTTAATTTGTATTCATAATATCAGTGGGAGAAAAGAATGTGGGAATTAGCGATACAAATGAATTATGATCTGGCGTATGCCAATTCCGTACTACTCACAGGTAAAGTAAATTGGGCAGATTGCCGAAGGCGTCTATCGGGAGATCCCGGAGTTGGTTGTCGGCCAGAGATAACGTCTCAATATTCTTTAGGTAGGGGAAGGTTCGAGTTATGTTGGTTAATCGGTTTCCATTCAAATATCTGTAAAGttattcgtaaaattttaccCCGGCATTCCTCCATAGACTTGGGAATAACGGGTCAGTGTCTGGTTAAATTTCTTTCTACAAACTTCCGTTGGTTTATTGACTCAACAGATGGATATTTCGctacgtaataataattgaaaacaaaaaatgggCGAAATTGATTATCGACGAGGGAAACTTTTGAAGTTTTACGatgtgaaaaacttttaccCCTATCGATTCTCtgattattataaaatgaGAAAGTTTTTGTTCAGTAATATTTGCTTAAAAAGAGTTGGGCAACTTTTCGACACTGTCATTTTGACGGATGACAATCTATCGGAACGGGAGAGAGTGtggattttttctcttcgttatgtaagaaatttaaaattacttgagAATGTATAAAGATGACTGATATAAGTGCTCTACAATTGAAGTAAGAAAATTGGAGTAATAATTCCTTTCAATAAAGTAAAATCTGTTCAAGAATTGTACGATGATTTACGCTGCAACTGAAATAACGAGCAGTAATAGAATTGGATACAAGGTTGCAATTTGCTCAGTGCATTGCGTAAAATTTGCCTGTCGCCGCATACACGCAAATTTGTTATCACCTACATTGCCACGGTCTCTGAAAGACACAATTACTCGACACGATATTAAGGTATATTTTATTGACTCTATCAATATGAAATAAGATTATTCACATGCACGAAAAGGCATACTTTCGGTATAGTTTTGAACtaaaaattacgtttttcCATGTTACTGAATCATCGAGGCTGCTGTATGGCGAATCGCGtgaatttgattaatttatcaGGTGTCGTTTTCTTTCTATCGTGACAAAAAAATGTGTCCTCTCTTATCGGTTCCTCATAAGTAAAGCTTTTCCTGTCTTTCAAAAGAGATGAGATTATCTGAATGATCGGTTTCTACCCACTGTAAAGATAAATTCTCGCAGCTATTTGTCGAGTAAGGGATTTTTGTGGTGGCTTGAGTGGTAGAATGTGAATCTTACTTCATCCTtatgaaaagaatgaaaattaaatataaaacaaataaaatcgtGCAACGAatcgaatgaaatgaatatatgatttatttcattctgATGTTAAGCTGCACATTTATTCCGAAAATGCAAAccgatgtttcaaattttcgttaattgtCAACTTACAGGATTTGAAGGTTGACCAAGGGTTTGAGGGTATCATCCCTAACTTCcgtcaaaaaatttaaccgcAAGTCCCTGAAAGTGAATATAACGAATGCAGAATTAGCTTTGAAACAGCTTTATTTAATAGCGAGAGAAAAAGATGGACTTTTACCAGCTAATAACTCACAATTCGCGAAGTTTTCCGAGGTTCGTGAAAACCTTTTCTCCCAATGAGGTCAGTCTGTTGCTACTCAGGACCCTG
Proteins encoded in this region:
- the LOC124213750 gene encoding relaxin receptor 2, which codes for MSAMGVLAILLDLLITGCLSTSLIAGSRICDEGHFKCNGSAMCVPQRQNCDAKFDCPDGSDEWNCVDLPGARFWDHLFRKRPAAERDEKGRADCAWRRFKSICVCKGNDILCQYKNLSRVPKLPSRNVMLLDLSGNLFTTLNEFNLGRLPEVTTLVLRHCAIKRIAKTTFDYLTSASTLYLDHNEIDELEEELFPPKNDLEILVLSSNRLTSLGEKVFTNLGKLRELDLRLNFLTEVRDDTLKPLVNLQILYLNGNRLTNITRTFPYLKNIETLSLADNQLRDLPIDAFGNLPNLLYLFLSGNRLVKLRAGSFNNLDQLLALNLNENAIEEIEIEAFSPLGNLTSLYLKGNKLRKPRETVLKWLGRLEYVYFDEFAMCRAAQWVRVCEPKGDGISSLQHLLDNPILRASVWMMAICACSGNILVLLGRLLARESNAVHSLYIRNLALSDLLMGLYLILIAAADIMYRGCYIDHEEAWRHSFRCNLCGFLSTLSCESSALILSLVTWDRFVSVTQPLARRQPSPRRATLHLIILWLASGIVAALPLTGAPYFGDEFYGSNGVCLSLHIHDPFAKGWEYSAVMFILVNTVALVFIIYAYVRMLREIKISSVALRSTQESQERAVAQRFGVIVATDCFCWVPIIAVKLVALTGLHVDEGFYAWLAVLVLPINSALNPVLYTLTTSMFKQQVSGVLATVRARVYRESHRRRRRSTFRNGHSESALSYSLGVLPHRHRSSSARALYSGDNKRRLVRNRYNGSSCSKLGSIRSISSLSLSSTRASDRPRNSQSRRLEESTPFIASRLESDRSVQVVVTSPVSNPTPSELRDDVGDV